A window from Chrysemys picta bellii isolate R12L10 chromosome 2, ASM1138683v2, whole genome shotgun sequence encodes these proteins:
- the NRSN1 gene encoding neurensin-1 gives MSSYADICSSKQAQSGTEGSYQRYGVRSYLHQFYEDCTASIWEHEEDFQIQRSPSRWSSAFWKVGLISGVVFMLIGLTVLVVGFLVPPKIEALEEDDFVVVDNHAIQFNGALDICKLAGAILFCIGGTTMAACLLMSAFAKSYSKEEKYLQQRFKERIADIKAHAHPVTKAPAPGESKIPVTLSKVQNVQPLSET, from the exons ATGAGCTCATATGCGGATATCTGCAGCTCCAAGCAAGCGCAGAGCGGCACGGAGGGAAGTTATCAACGCTATGGAGTTCGATCCTATCTGCATCAATTTTATGAGGACTGCACAGCTTCAATTTGGGAGCATGAGGAGGATTTTCAGATCCAGAGGTCACCTAGCAGGTGGAGCTCTGCATTCTGGAAG GTCGGACTCATCTCTGGGGTGGTTTTTATGCTGATCGGGTTAACAGTTCTTGTAGTAGGTTTTCTTGTGCCACCGAAAATCGAAGCCCTTGAAGAAGATGATTTCGTTGTTGTGGATAACCATGCCATTCAGTTTAACGGAGCCCTTGATATATGTAAGCTGGCAGGAGCGATCTTATTTTGTATTGGCGGGACCACAATGGCAGCATGCCTGTTGATGTCTGCTTTTGCTAAAAGCTACTCCAAAGAAGAAAAGTATCTTCAGCAAAGGTTTAAAGAGAGAATAGCAGACATAAAAGCCCATGCACACCCAGTCACAAAAGCACCAGCACCAGGAGAATCGAAGATACCTGTCACTTTGTCCAAAGTTCAAAACGTCCAACCTTTATCAGAAACCTGA